In the Loxodonta africana isolate mLoxAfr1 chromosome 1, mLoxAfr1.hap2, whole genome shotgun sequence genome, one interval contains:
- the PACSIN1 gene encoding protein kinase C and casein kinase substrate in neurons protein 1 isoform X1 — protein sequence MSGSYDEASLAAEEITDSFWEVGNYKRTVKRIDDGHRLCNDLMSCVQERAKIEKAYAQQLTDWAKRWRQLIEKGPQYGSLERAWGAMMTEADKVSELHHEVKNNLLNEDLEKVKNWQKDAYHKQIMGGFKETKEAEDGFRKAQKPWAKKMKELETAKKAYHLACKEEKLAMTREMNSKAEQSVTPEQQKKLQDKVDKCKQDVQKTQEKYEKVLEDVGKTTPQYMEGMEQVFEQCQQFEEKRLVFLKEVLLDIKRHLNLAENSSYVHVYRELEQAIRGADAQDDLRWFRSSSGPGMPMNWPQFEEWNPDLPHTTAKKEKQPKKAEGVTLANATGVVESTSQAGDRGSVSSYDRGQAYATEWSDDESGNPFGGNEANGGANSFEDEAKGVRVRALYDYDGQEQDELSFKAGDELTKLGEEDEQGWCRGRLDSGQLGLYPANYVEAI from the exons ATGTCCGGCTCCTACGATGAGGCATCGTTGGCTGCAGAGGAGATCACTGACAGCTTCTGGGAG GTGGGGAACTACAAGCGGACGGTGAAGCGCATCGATGACGGACACCGCCTCTGCAATGACCTGATGAGCTGCGTGCAGGAGCGCGCCAAGATCGAGAAGGCGTATGCGCAACAGCTCACCGACTGGGCCAAGCGCTGGCGCCAGCTCATAGAGAAAG GCCCACAGTATGGCAGCCTGGAGCGGGCCTGGGGTGCCATGATGACAGAAGCAGACAAGGTGAGCGAGCTGCACCACGAGGTGAAGAACAACCTGCTGAATGAGGATCTGGAGAAGGTCAAGAACTGGCAGAAGGATGCTTATCACAAGCAGATCATGGGCGGCTTCAAGGAGACGAAGGAGGCTGAAGATGGCTTCCGCAAGGCCCAGAAGCCCTGGGCCAAGAAGATGAAGGAG CTGGAGACCGCCAAGAAGGCCTACCATCTGGCCTGCAAAGAGGAGAAGCTGGCCATGACACGGGAGATGAACAGCAAGGCAGAGCAGTCGGTCACGCCTGAGCAGCAGAAGAAGCTGCAGGATAAAGTGGATAAGTGCAAGCAGGATGTGCAGAAG ACACAGGAGAAGTACGAGAAGGTGCTGGAAGACGTGGGCAAGACCACACCCCAGTACATGGAAGGTATGGAGCAGGTGTTTGAACAGTGCCAGCAATTTGAGGAAAAGCGGCTGGTCTTCCTCAAGGAGGTGCTGCTGGACATCAAACGTCACCTCAATCTAGCTGAGAATAGCAG CTATGTCCACGTGTACCGTGAGTTGGAGCAGGCCATTCGGGGGGCTGATGCCCAGGATGACCTCAGATGGTTCCGCAGCAGCAGTGGCCCTGGCATGCCCATGAACTGGCCTCAGTTTGAG GAGTGGAACCCAGACCTCCCTCACACCACTGCCAAAAAGGAGAAACAGcccaagaaggcagagggggtgaCACTGGCCAATGCCACTGGGGTGGTGGAGTCTACATCCCAGGCTGGGGACCGTGGCAG CGTTAGTAGCTACGACAGGGGCCAGGCCTACGCCACTGAATGGTCGGACGACGAGAGTGGGAACCCCTTTGGGGGCAATGAGGCCAACGGGGGCGCCAACTCCTTTGAGGATGAAGCCAAGGGAGTGCGCGTGCGAGCTCTCTACGACTACGACGGCCAGGAACAGGACGAACTCAGCTTCAAGGCTG GAGATGAGCTCACCAAATTGGGGGAGGAGGATGAGCAAGGATGGTGCCGCGGGCGGCTGGACAGCGGGCAGCTGGGCCTCTACCCCGCCAACTACGTGGAGGCCATCTAG
- the PACSIN1 gene encoding protein kinase C and casein kinase substrate in neurons protein 1 isoform X2, translating into MYSAPCSRRAFAGPQYGSLERAWGAMMTEADKVSELHHEVKNNLLNEDLEKVKNWQKDAYHKQIMGGFKETKEAEDGFRKAQKPWAKKMKELETAKKAYHLACKEEKLAMTREMNSKAEQSVTPEQQKKLQDKVDKCKQDVQKTQEKYEKVLEDVGKTTPQYMEGMEQVFEQCQQFEEKRLVFLKEVLLDIKRHLNLAENSSYVHVYRELEQAIRGADAQDDLRWFRSSSGPGMPMNWPQFEEWNPDLPHTTAKKEKQPKKAEGVTLANATGVVESTSQAGDRGSVSSYDRGQAYATEWSDDESGNPFGGNEANGGANSFEDEAKGVRVRALYDYDGQEQDELSFKAGDELTKLGEEDEQGWCRGRLDSGQLGLYPANYVEAI; encoded by the exons ATGTACTCTGCCCCCTGCAGCCGCAGGGCCTTTGCAG GCCCACAGTATGGCAGCCTGGAGCGGGCCTGGGGTGCCATGATGACAGAAGCAGACAAGGTGAGCGAGCTGCACCACGAGGTGAAGAACAACCTGCTGAATGAGGATCTGGAGAAGGTCAAGAACTGGCAGAAGGATGCTTATCACAAGCAGATCATGGGCGGCTTCAAGGAGACGAAGGAGGCTGAAGATGGCTTCCGCAAGGCCCAGAAGCCCTGGGCCAAGAAGATGAAGGAG CTGGAGACCGCCAAGAAGGCCTACCATCTGGCCTGCAAAGAGGAGAAGCTGGCCATGACACGGGAGATGAACAGCAAGGCAGAGCAGTCGGTCACGCCTGAGCAGCAGAAGAAGCTGCAGGATAAAGTGGATAAGTGCAAGCAGGATGTGCAGAAG ACACAGGAGAAGTACGAGAAGGTGCTGGAAGACGTGGGCAAGACCACACCCCAGTACATGGAAGGTATGGAGCAGGTGTTTGAACAGTGCCAGCAATTTGAGGAAAAGCGGCTGGTCTTCCTCAAGGAGGTGCTGCTGGACATCAAACGTCACCTCAATCTAGCTGAGAATAGCAG CTATGTCCACGTGTACCGTGAGTTGGAGCAGGCCATTCGGGGGGCTGATGCCCAGGATGACCTCAGATGGTTCCGCAGCAGCAGTGGCCCTGGCATGCCCATGAACTGGCCTCAGTTTGAG GAGTGGAACCCAGACCTCCCTCACACCACTGCCAAAAAGGAGAAACAGcccaagaaggcagagggggtgaCACTGGCCAATGCCACTGGGGTGGTGGAGTCTACATCCCAGGCTGGGGACCGTGGCAG CGTTAGTAGCTACGACAGGGGCCAGGCCTACGCCACTGAATGGTCGGACGACGAGAGTGGGAACCCCTTTGGGGGCAATGAGGCCAACGGGGGCGCCAACTCCTTTGAGGATGAAGCCAAGGGAGTGCGCGTGCGAGCTCTCTACGACTACGACGGCCAGGAACAGGACGAACTCAGCTTCAAGGCTG GAGATGAGCTCACCAAATTGGGGGAGGAGGATGAGCAAGGATGGTGCCGCGGGCGGCTGGACAGCGGGCAGCTGGGCCTCTACCCCGCCAACTACGTGGAGGCCATCTAG
- the SPDEF gene encoding SAM pointed domain-containing Ets transcription factor isoform X1, producing the protein MGSSSPGLSSMPPGRLLLPADAVLRTGLEKVAAGAVGPERGDWSPSPPATPEQGLSAFYLSYFDMLYPEDSSWAAKGPGASAREEPPEEPEQCPVIDSQAPGGSLDLAPGGLTLEEHSLEQVQSMVVGEVLKDIETACKLLNITSDPVDWSPGNVQKWLLWTEHQYRLPPVGKAFQELGGKELCAMSEEQFRQRSPLGGDVLHAHLDIWKSAAWMKERTSPGAIHYCAATSEDSWTDSEVDSSCPGQPIHLWQFLKELLLKPHSYGRFIRWLNKEKGIFKIEDSAQVARLWGVRKNRPAMNYDKLSRSIRQYYKKGIIRKPDISQRLVYQFVHPI; encoded by the exons ATGGGCAGCTCCAGCCCAGGCCTGAGCAGCATGCCCCCTGGCCGCCTCCTGCTGCCCGCCGACGCGGTGTTGCGGACAGGTCTGGAGAAGGTGGCAGCAGGGGCAGTGGGGCCCGAGCGAGGGGATTGGAGCCCCAGTCCACCTGCCACGCCTGAGCAGGGCTTGTCCGCCTTCTACCTCTCCTACTTTGACATGCTCTACCCCGAGGATAGCAGCTGGGCGGCCAAGGGCCCCGGGGCCAGCGCTCGGGAGGAGCCGCCCGAGGAGCCTGAGCAGTGCCCGGTCATTGACAGCCAGGCCCCAGGGGGTAGCCTGGACTTGGCACCGGGCGGGCTGACCCTGGAGGAGCACTCCCTTGAGCAGGTGCAGTCCATGGTGGTGGGTGAGGTGCTCAAGGACATCGAGACGGCCTGCAAGCTGCTGAACATCACCTCAG ACCCGGTGGACTGGAGCCCTGGCAATGTGCAAAAGTGGCTCCTGTGGACGGAACACCAGTACCGGCTGCCCCCTGTGGGCAAGGCCTTCCAGGAGCTGGGGGGCAAGGAGCTGTGCGCCATGTCTGAGGAGCAGTTCCGCCAGCGCTCGCCCCTGGGCGGGGATGTGCTGCACGCCCATCTGGACATCTGGAAGTCAG CTGCCTGGATGAAAGAGAGGACTTCGCCTGGGGCAATTCACTACTGTG CAGCAACCAGTGAGGACAGCTGGACCGATAGTGAGGTGGACTCGTCCTGCCCCGGGCAGCCCATCCAcctgtggcagttcctcaaggaGCTGCTGCTCAAGCCCCACAGCTACGGCCGATTCATTCGGTGGCTCAACAAGGAGAAGG GCATCTTCAAAATCGAGGACTCAGCCCAGGTAGCCCGGCTGTGGGGCGTCCGGAAGAACCGTCCTGCCATGAACTACGACAAGCTGAGCCGCTCCATCCGCCAGTATTACAAGAAGGGCATCATCCGGAAGCCAGACATCTCCCAGCGCCTGGTCTACCAGTTTGTGCACCCCATCTGA
- the SPDEF gene encoding SAM pointed domain-containing Ets transcription factor isoform X2: MGSSSPGLSSMPPGRLLLPADAVLRTGLEKVAAGAVGPERGDWSPSPPATPEQGLSAFYLSYFDMLYPEDSSWAAKGPGASAREEPPEEPEQCPVIDSQAPGGSLDLAPGGLTLEEHSLEQVQSMVVGEVLKDIETACKLLNITSDPVDWSPGNVQKWLLWTEHQYRLPPVGKAFQELGGKELCAMSEEQFRQRSPLGGDVLHAHLDIWKSAATSEDSWTDSEVDSSCPGQPIHLWQFLKELLLKPHSYGRFIRWLNKEKGIFKIEDSAQVARLWGVRKNRPAMNYDKLSRSIRQYYKKGIIRKPDISQRLVYQFVHPI, from the exons ATGGGCAGCTCCAGCCCAGGCCTGAGCAGCATGCCCCCTGGCCGCCTCCTGCTGCCCGCCGACGCGGTGTTGCGGACAGGTCTGGAGAAGGTGGCAGCAGGGGCAGTGGGGCCCGAGCGAGGGGATTGGAGCCCCAGTCCACCTGCCACGCCTGAGCAGGGCTTGTCCGCCTTCTACCTCTCCTACTTTGACATGCTCTACCCCGAGGATAGCAGCTGGGCGGCCAAGGGCCCCGGGGCCAGCGCTCGGGAGGAGCCGCCCGAGGAGCCTGAGCAGTGCCCGGTCATTGACAGCCAGGCCCCAGGGGGTAGCCTGGACTTGGCACCGGGCGGGCTGACCCTGGAGGAGCACTCCCTTGAGCAGGTGCAGTCCATGGTGGTGGGTGAGGTGCTCAAGGACATCGAGACGGCCTGCAAGCTGCTGAACATCACCTCAG ACCCGGTGGACTGGAGCCCTGGCAATGTGCAAAAGTGGCTCCTGTGGACGGAACACCAGTACCGGCTGCCCCCTGTGGGCAAGGCCTTCCAGGAGCTGGGGGGCAAGGAGCTGTGCGCCATGTCTGAGGAGCAGTTCCGCCAGCGCTCGCCCCTGGGCGGGGATGTGCTGCACGCCCATCTGGACATCTGGAAGTCAG CAGCAACCAGTGAGGACAGCTGGACCGATAGTGAGGTGGACTCGTCCTGCCCCGGGCAGCCCATCCAcctgtggcagttcctcaaggaGCTGCTGCTCAAGCCCCACAGCTACGGCCGATTCATTCGGTGGCTCAACAAGGAGAAGG GCATCTTCAAAATCGAGGACTCAGCCCAGGTAGCCCGGCTGTGGGGCGTCCGGAAGAACCGTCCTGCCATGAACTACGACAAGCTGAGCCGCTCCATCCGCCAGTATTACAAGAAGGGCATCATCCGGAAGCCAGACATCTCCCAGCGCCTGGTCTACCAGTTTGTGCACCCCATCTGA